The following proteins are co-located in the Hemitrygon akajei chromosome 25, sHemAka1.3, whole genome shotgun sequence genome:
- the cox7a1 gene encoding cytochrome c oxidase subunit 7A1, mitochondrial — translation MKHLLTLHRLASRSFSSSVRDQLRNKVSENQKIFQADNNLPVHLKGGTVDVVLYRLTMAITIGGTLFSLFNLFRAALPRPKA, via the exons ACACTGCATCGCCTGGCATCTCGGTCCTTCTCTAGCTCAGTCCGAGACCAGCTGAGGAACAAAGTCTCGGAGAATCAGAAAATCTTTCAG GCAGACAACAACCTTCCCGTTCACCTGAAGGGCGGTACTGTGGATGTCGTGTTGTATCGTTTAACCATGGCCATCACGATTGGAG GAACCTTATTCTCCCTGTTTAATTTATTCCGTGCTGCGTTACCCAGACCAAAGGCATga